The following nucleotide sequence is from Chloracidobacterium validum.
GACGGCCTTTCTGGGCGCGGTTCGCAAGCAGTCGGCGCCCCACCTGCACTGGGCGCTGATGCGCCTCCAGGCCGTGGATGATGCCATCAAGCGTGGGTATGCAACCCCACGCCTGAACCTGGAGTTCTTCCTATGTGAAGTGCTGGTCGCTAACCAGGCAGGTTATTCAGCATAACCGAACTTTTTTGGGGGAGATCTGGGCTGTAATAGTCCAGCTTGGTCTGCTATAGTCGAAGGTGCAGTCGAACGTAAGTGTCAAATCCACATCAGTAGGTAATGCCCAAGTGCCTGATACAACGGATGTGTGGGTTGTCTTGGTGACGACGGATACATTTGAGTCGGCGCGTGAACTAGCGCGCTTGGTTGTGCAGGCGCGGCATGCCGCCTGTGTCAACATTGTGCCGGGCATAACGTCGGTGTATCAGTGGGAAGGGCTCCTGCGCGAAGATGCCGAGTGCTTGCTTATTCTCAAGACGACAGCGGCACGCTATGCCGCGCTGGAGGCGGCAATCCGGGCGCACCATCCGTACACCACGCCGGAGATTCTTGCCTTGGGCAGCCGCGAGGTTTCACCGGCCTATGCGGCTTGGGTTCATCAGGCCTGTGGCACGGAAGTGACCACGTGAGGTTACGCTTGAGGTTAACATGAGCAAGTACCCGCCCGCTTCGCTGCCGCCATCGTGGACTACATCACCGCTTCTGGGAAGTACTGTGACAAGAGGAACTAACATGCCAACAAATCTGGCTGACATCAAAGAAGTCATGGTGGATGTCGAACTGCTGACCAAGTATCGCATGTTCGACCGCGCGCTTTCCCTACTGGAGACGGCGATTGGCGTGTCACCCAAAAATCTTGAGCTGCGTGAACGCGCCTGTAGCATCGCTATCGAACAGGGCTGGCGGCAGAAAGCCATCGAGCATTTGCTTTCGCTCTCGAGCCTGTATATCGAGGCCGGCAAGCTGGAGCAGGCCAATTCCGCACTACTCAATGCCAAGCGCCTCAATCCGCAGCTTTCGATTACTTCGCGGCTCAATGCGCTCAAGGACATCGAGCGCCACCCACGTCAGCTTGGCAACCCACAACCAGCGCCGCAAAATTTGGCGGCCTCTAGTTACTATGGTTCCCGCAGCCGGGCATTGCTGACTGGCGATCTAAGCTGTTTCAGCTTGTTTGATATTATCCAAGTGATTGAAAATAGCCGGATTACTGGTTTTATCTCGATCCAGTCACCGGGACTGCTCGGGAAGCTCTACTTCAACGACGGCCTCATCGCTGACGCCTCGACCGACGTCCTGCGCGGGATTCCAGCCCTCAAAAAATTTGCTGAACTCACGACTGGCTATTTCGAGGTTGAAAAATCAGCCGTTGAATACAAGCAAAATATCCAGACCACGAGTAACACCAGCTTAATTCTTGATATTTTGCGGGAGCTGGACGAAGAGCGCTCTGGGGGAGCTGCGCCAATCGAAGTCAGCCTTGACGATGCAAGTGGCGCCGGAACGCATATCCACTGAACCGCTGGCGCTCACAACCACACGGTTCCCCTGGCCATCTGTCATTGTGTTAAGGAATCTGTCATTGTGTTAAGGAACTTGACACTGTCAAGTCCGCGCTGTCTAGCGCGTTGATAGTGGGCGGTTTCAGCGGCTTGGATTTTTCCTTGGTAACACTTTGTTTTATAAGCTGTTACGCTTTTCGGACGCGCGCCGCGAGCGCGTCGCCGGGCTGACCAGTGCTTGGCACGCTAGTTGCATCTAACTGATTGAACAGTCATTCATTCTTTGGTTTTGAGAGGCGGCAATGATGCGCAGC
It contains:
- the cutA gene encoding divalent-cation tolerance protein CutA, producing MPDTTDVWVVLVTTDTFESARELARLVVQARHAACVNIVPGITSVYQWEGLLREDAECLLILKTTAARYAALEAAIRAHHPYTTPEILALGSREVSPAYAAWVHQACGTEVTT
- a CDS encoding DUF4388 domain-containing protein, translating into MPTNLADIKEVMVDVELLTKYRMFDRALSLLETAIGVSPKNLELRERACSIAIEQGWRQKAIEHLLSLSSLYIEAGKLEQANSALLNAKRLNPQLSITSRLNALKDIERHPRQLGNPQPAPQNLAASSYYGSRSRALLTGDLSCFSLFDIIQVIENSRITGFISIQSPGLLGKLYFNDGLIADASTDVLRGIPALKKFAELTTGYFEVEKSAVEYKQNIQTTSNTSLILDILRELDEERSGGAAPIEVSLDDASGAGTHIH